The DNA segment AACTTTGCTCGGCGTTATCGCCGTCTGCTTTGCGGTTCAGATCGCTCTTGCCGATCCGGATTGGGGTCAGGTGATCCTCGGCTTTGCTCCAACGACAGAGATTATCACGAATCCCGACATGCTGTATCTGGCGCTTGGCATACTCGGTGCGACCGTTATGCCGCACAATCTCTACCTCCACTCCGGTATCGTGCAGACGAGGGACTTTGGCGATACGTTACCTGAAAAGCGCGAGGCTCTGAAATTCGCGACGATCGACTCCACAGTCGCATTGATGTTCGCTCTGCTCGTCAATGCTTCGATCCTCATTCTGGCGGCCGCTACGTTCCACGAAACCGGGCGGACTTCGGTCGCAGAACTGGGTGAGGCTCATAGTCTGCTAGCCCCGTTGCTCGGTTTGGCCTTCGCACCGACATTGTTCGGAATCGCCCTTTTGTGCTGCGGTATCAATTCAACGGTTACCGCGACGCTTGCGGGTCAGATCGTGATGGAAGGGTTCCTGAAGATCCAGCTTGCACCTTGGCTTCGCCGTCTGATTACCCGGGGGATCGCCATCATACCCGCAGCAGGGGTCACTATAGCTTTCGGAGACAGCGGCACTGCCCAGCTTCTGATCTTGACCCAGGTCGTGCTTAGCCTCCAACTATCCTTTGCGGTTTTCCCGCTGGTGATGTTCACAGCCGATGCTGATAAGATGGGAGAGATGAAGGCACCTCTTTGGCTCTCGGCTTTTGCCTGGATCATCGCCATCGTAATCGCTTTGCTGAACCTGAAGCTGTTGGTCGATTTCGTTTCCTGATGCGCTCGCACCGAGCTGCCCATTACTTCCGGAGGACTTTCAAGCACTCAGTGAGCTGGCGGGCAGCCTGATGTGACCCTCACGAACTAGGCGATTGCGACCCCTGATGCAGTCTCTTGGTCTGGACGATCTGTGCGACTTGGAGCTCGCCACCAACCGCCCCGATCATTCAGATCGGTACCAACTGGGATCGCCGTGTACTCAGAGGTATTTGGGCAGTGAAATGCTGTAGTCAGTCGTGCTCGGTGGTGCACATATCGTGGTTTGCCAAGGCCCTGATCACATAGCAATCGCGCACTTGATTCGAATGGCAGTGTGTTGAGATCCGTTCCAGCTCGGCTTCCAGCTTCTTCAATCTCTCGATCTTCTGTCGGATTGTCACAAGCTGTTCGGCAGCTATCTTGTCGGCCTCTGCACACGGCTTTTCCGGATGCTGGCTCAGCTCTATAAGCTCGCGAATAGCTTCGATCGTCAATCCAAGGTCGCGGGCATGTCGAATGAATGAGAGGCGTTCCTGCTCGGTCTTCGAGTAACGTCGCTGATTGCCCTCAGAACGTTCCGGCGGTGAGAGCAGCCCCATCTGTTCATAATATCTGATCGTTGGTACCTTGACACCCGTGGTCCTGGACAGATCTCCAATGGTGAGCATGCTACCTCCCTCTCCAAATGCGGCAGGTGCAGGCCGCGACAAATTAGCCCATCACGCGAACCTGAACCCTCGAACAACCGAGAGGTATGTAAGCAATGGCTCGGAACATGTGAGGATTTATAAATGGCAAATCAAGCAAAACGTTGGTGTGTGGCAGCCACTGCATTTCTTTTCGCCGGTCAGAGCGGCGCCTGGGCTAACGTGACAAATGAACCTCATCAAATCGACTACGACGCCTTGACTATCGAACATGCCGAACTGGTCTTAGCGCCGGACGGGGTCACGGATAAAGCATATGTCACTGTCTACAATGGTACGCCCGATGACATGGCGATTGTCTCTGTCAACGTCACAGGGTACTCGACTGCAACACTCGTGAGCCCGATGGCCAAATCCAAGGGCTTCGAACAAGTGCCGCTGTCGGACACCTACGTCGTGATCCCCCGAAAAGCGGAACTGGACATGGGACAGGATACGGTTTTCATTTCACTGATGCGAAATTCGGGTCCTCCGAAAGCCGCAACGATGACGCTAAAATTCGATGACGGTACCTTGCGTGCTGTCCCGCTTGATATTCTTGCTCCAGATGCCGCGGAAACTAATCATCACCATGGAGAACCAAATCGCGAATAAAGGCTACTACAAAACCGAGAGTTGACGCCTTTTCCTTGCGCCGCACCCCGTCAGGAGTTCGTGGACGCATGCTCGTTTTTCGTCTGAACTACCGACGCCGCCACAAGGACAATGGCACCGCAAACGATGAACACATCTGCAATATTGAAGGCAGGCCATGACCACCCGGAGGCGTGGAAATCCAAATAGTCGGTAACCCTCAAGTTCATCAAACGATCAACCACATTTCCGCTCGCACCCCCAGCCATTGCCGTTATGGCCATTCCCTCCAGGACACTGTTGGCGAATACTGCCCAAATGACGAGTCCGACTACGATGCCCCTTGAAGTGTGGCGAACAAACGGGGCGCTGACACGATGGTGTCCGAAAATAACCCGAAGCTAACGCCCGTGTTATAGGTGAGTTTCAGGTTGAAAAAAGAGGTCAACTCGATTGTTCCAGTCGGGGTTGCCAGAAGCTCCGCCATGACGAATTTGACGGACAGATCGATACCGCAGATTGCGGTAACCCCGAGGACGATGACGGTAAGCCTGAACATGGCTTTTTTCGAGAACAGCATTTTCGGTTCCAGACTGAGCACACTCTTACATTCGCTACGATTTGGCAGATTGGCCGCGAGCGGGATTTCACGCTCACTTGGTTTGCCATGCGGCCTCTAGGAACTAGAGCTTCAAGTGCAAAATTTTGTGCCAGTTGCTGCATCAAGGAAAAGTGTAGTGGCGGCCGGGGCTCATCATCTGAGCTGGGGCGCCAATCATTGCGAGGTTTCACCTCGTCAGGCACCCGGCTGACTGCTGCAGGATCGGCCGGTCTAATTTGTCACCTCGATTAGCGAATGCCGCTGACCGCTGTTGTGTCTCGACCGTCCCTGATCTTCACCCATTTGCCAGGATTGCGGGAATCCTGACGCTTGAGATATGTATATTCTGTTTCCGACCAATTTCTGATTTCACCACGCAAGTTGTCGAGAATGAAATCGCCTATTTCCGACCGCACCGTCAAAACAGCATGCCCGGATCCGTCCGGTTGAAGTACAACTGTGATCAGCAGATTGGAGACCGCGATCCCGCGCCTCATCAAAAGCTTGCGCTTCAGCAGAGCAAAGTCCTCGCAGTCGGCTGCGGTGGTAGGATAATTCCAAAATTCCTCGACGCCATAGATCTCGATATCCTCGATAGCCGGAATTGTATTGACGACCTGGTTGACCTCAACGAGGCTATTCCAGATTTCCTCTGTGAGCTTCAGGCGTGCGCGATCTGCAGCGTTAGGCTGGCATTCTTCGGGATATCTTTTACAAAATTCGAAGTGGCCGATCGGTTGCGACGTCGCCCCGGCGACAGGCATGGAATCCCATGTTGCCGCTTCCGGTTTCCAAGCGGCGCCTGTCGAAATGAACGTTATGGCGAAAATTGCGAGCAGGAATCTGAAGGTCATAACTCGTCCCTATGTGTTGGGACGAGTTATGCGGATCGAACACGATCATCACGCAAAGAAATTCAGTGCAATTTTATCGGCCTGTGTCGAATTCAGGCACTTTTTTATGAGATCGCCAGCTTGTGAACGACAGATAGGCCTCTATGCCGATCCAGCCCCCAAGGCCGATGGATGAGACGATGCCCGCGATGGCCTCGAAGGAGTCATGTCCTATGCCCCAGCAAACGACGGCAAAAACAGCCTTGACGAACACAAATCCCACCAGCGAAAACGCAGCGATCATGCCAAGTTTTTTCGAGATATGTGCGACTGAACCGATCATATCTCGACTCTAGAGGCTATGGTCACATATGGGGAAATCAATTCTTATTGTCTGCGTCCTCCATTGTGCGGCGGTGCCTGTGCACCAGCTTCAGGCAATCTCAGACAGGTTAATTGTGACGTGTGATGATGTCGCGGCTTGGAAAATCGATTCGGATTTTGTGTATGGCACTGCTGTTGGCAGTCGCTATTGTGAGTCCGCATGGATCAGTCGCACGGGATCTCATCTCCGGGGCGACGATATCCAGAACCGTCCATCAAGGGACTGCGTCTGCTGGTACCCACGCGAAATGCCAGCATCTGGTCGAGCATTCTCACGAGCTTCTGGCTTGCCTGCAGGAAAGCGCTGCAATTTCGGAACGAATGCTCTCTGCCTACAGAGTTTCACCAAATCGGTTCCGTGTCTTTGCAGGCATTGATCCCCTTGATCCTCCTCCCCGAGCCTGATCTTACCGTTAATACCGCCCGGAGATCGTAACCAGGTGTCTGCTGCGTTGGACTATGTCCAACACGCGGCTTGAGAGCGGCTCTCATCGACTAAGGGATCGAGCACTGTCCAATCACGCCTGAATGCGATGGCAGCACAGCGATCGGTGGAGGATCCCGGCGTAGCTCCGGTTGATCCTCATGGAGATTAGTAAATGTGGAAGATTGCATGCTCCGGAGCGTGGTGTGTCTTGGTGTGCTTGGTTGCTGTCTACGCTGGTTTCCAGTGGGCCCCAGCGCCCAAACAGGTTGAGACGCAGTCTCCCGGGCTAACCGAACATGAGGTGGTCAAATCGGCGATGGTGACCGTCCCGATTATTCGGGAGAGAAAGGTCGACGGTTACGTCGTTGCAGAAGTGACGTTGACCGCAAATGACGAGGCACT comes from the Rhizobium oryzihabitans genome and includes:
- a CDS encoding Nramp family divalent metal transporter, translated to MDRPVRGWQQTVGEASLSDVHRSIKVAAGAGTFRRAMAFFGPGYLVAVGYMDPGNWATSLAGGSRFGYALLTVALISNIMAIVLQSLCARLAIASGRDLAQACRDAYPKPVAMVLWLLAEIAIIATDIAEVIGTAIGLNLLFGIPLELGVVITALDVFLILYLQKLGFRWVEALVITLLGVIAVCFAVQIALADPDWGQVILGFAPTTEIITNPDMLYLALGILGATVMPHNLYLHSGIVQTRDFGDTLPEKREALKFATIDSTVALMFALLVNASILILAAATFHETGRTSVAELGEAHSLLAPLLGLAFAPTLFGIALLCCGINSTVTATLAGQIVMEGFLKIQLAPWLRRLITRGIAIIPAAGVTIAFGDSGTAQLLILTQVVLSLQLSFAVFPLVMFTADADKMGEMKAPLWLSAFAWIIAIVIALLNLKLLVDFVS
- a CDS encoding transglutaminase-like cysteine peptidase, which codes for MTFRFLLAIFAITFISTGAAWKPEAATWDSMPVAGATSQPIGHFEFCKRYPEECQPNAADRARLKLTEEIWNSLVEVNQVVNTIPAIEDIEIYGVEEFWNYPTTAADCEDFALLKRKLLMRRGIAVSNLLITVVLQPDGSGHAVLTVRSEIGDFILDNLRGEIRNWSETEYTYLKRQDSRNPGKWVKIRDGRDTTAVSGIR
- a CDS encoding MerR family transcriptional regulator, which produces MLTIGDLSRTTGVKVPTIRYYEQMGLLSPPERSEGNQRRYSKTEQERLSFIRHARDLGLTIEAIRELIELSQHPEKPCAEADKIAAEQLVTIRQKIERLKKLEAELERISTHCHSNQVRDCYVIRALANHDMCTTEHD
- a CDS encoding signal peptidase II, translated to MFGHHRVSAPFVRHTSRGIVVGLVIWAVFANSVLEGMAITAMAGGASGNVVDRLMNLRVTDYLDFHASGWSWPAFNIADVFIVCGAIVLVAASVVQTKNEHASTNS